The sequence below is a genomic window from Clostridium sp. BJN0001.
ATGGGGGCATCACTTCGAATTCAAGCATTTTCATTTATTCCATTATGGGGAATGGCACAAGGGTTACAACCTTTAGTAGGAACAAATTATGGTGCTAAATTTTATACAAGAGTAAAAAAAGCAACAAATGTATTCATTTTTGGGGCTACTGTATTAGCATTGATATTTTGGGTACCACTAGAGTTATTTACAAAACAAGCACTGGGATTATTTATTACAAACCCTAGTATTGTATTAAAAGGAATAACTAATTTTAGAATTTTTTACGGAGTATTTTGGCTATATGGAATGATGATTATAATGATTACTTTCTTCCAATCAATAGGTAGCGCAAAGAATGCAGGTATTCTTGTATTGTTTAGACAAATTATAATATTTGTACCATTAATTATAATATTGCCAAGAATTTTTGGAGTATCAGCAGTATGGTTTACACAACCATTAGTAGATTTAATGGTAATTTTATTAGGATTTGTATTATTAATTAAGGAATATAATAAAATGAATAAATGTTTTTTAAAATAAAGAAATATTGACAAAAAAATAAGGTCATGCTACAATCAAATTTGCAGCATGACCTTATTTTATATATACTACTTTTACTATATCACATTTTTAAAATAAAGTCAATACTTTTTGAAAGGAAGTTTTGAAAAATGAAAAATTCTATTGAATTATTTGAAAAAAATCTACTGGGTAAACAGACATTTGAGGACATTATTAAGTGTAATGAATTTACTAAAGAGTATAGATTAAGTCTTTGCGAAAAAGATGTTAAAGAAATTATTAAAACAAGAAATGAGTCACTTCAAAAAAGTGGGAGAATAGAATTTAATGGTCAAATAATAAGTAAAATAATTAAAGAATTTTGTGATTCACCGTATATATCTCAAGATAATTACAGCGATACAATAAATGAATTTGTAGAGATCTTTTATAATTATAAGAATGAAACATTAGATTATATAACTGATGATGAGCTGATAGAAATTATGAAAGATAAAGTTGATAACTACTGCCAGGGCTCACTAGAACTTTTGGAAGGAAAGGCATTATATAAAATAGCTGAAAATATAAGAAATGGTTTTAAAGACTATACAAATATTGAAGGAAAAGGACTGGTAGATAGTGAAAAGAAATATTGAAAAATATAATTGTCATATAGACAACAAATTAATATATAAAAATTTTTTTAAATATGTATTATTAAGCGGTTACAGTGATGGACTTTTGGATGATAGTATTTTAAATAAAATATCTTATGAGAGGATAGAACTTTTAAAAAAGAAATTAACATATTACACAAAAGATGAAAGCAGTTCGATTATGGTAGAAAAAGCTGAAGATATGTTACA
It includes:
- a CDS encoding DUF6323 family protein, with the protein product MKNSIELFEKNLLGKQTFEDIIKCNEFTKEYRLSLCEKDVKEIIKTRNESLQKSGRIEFNGQIISKIIKEFCDSPYISQDNYSDTINEFVEIFYNYKNETLDYITDDELIEIMKDKVDNYCQGSLELLEGKALYKIAENIRNGFKDYTNIEGKGLVDSEKKY